A genomic window from Pseudonocardia broussonetiae includes:
- a CDS encoding nitrile hydratase subunit alpha: MSGDHASSTISAQVRHVESLLESRGLLDPGEIDTRIDEFLAGGTPANGARIAARAWTDPGFTDRLLTDANTAIREVGLSMAGGLQEQRLKVVANTPDEHHVVVCTLCSCYPIALLGPSPTWYKSEAYRSRVVRDPRGVLREFGLELPDDIAITVWDASAESRYMVLPRRPKGTDALTEPELTALVTRKGLIGTAAV, encoded by the coding sequence GTGAGCGGTGACCACGCCAGTTCGACGATCTCGGCGCAGGTCCGGCACGTCGAGTCGCTGCTGGAGTCGCGCGGGCTGCTCGACCCCGGCGAGATCGACACCCGCATCGACGAGTTCCTGGCCGGCGGCACCCCCGCCAACGGGGCGCGGATCGCCGCCCGCGCCTGGACCGACCCCGGCTTCACCGACCGCCTGCTCACCGACGCGAACACGGCGATCCGCGAGGTCGGCCTGTCGATGGCGGGCGGGCTGCAGGAGCAGCGGCTCAAGGTCGTCGCCAACACCCCCGACGAGCACCACGTCGTGGTCTGCACGCTGTGCTCCTGCTACCCGATCGCGCTGCTCGGCCCGTCGCCCACCTGGTACAAGAGCGAGGCCTACCGGTCGCGGGTGGTCCGCGACCCGCGCGGGGTGCTGCGGGAGTTCGGGCTGGAGCTACCCGACGACATCGCGATCACGGTGTGGGACGCCAGCGCGGAGTCGCGCTACATGGTGCTGCCGCGCCGCCCGAAGGGCACCGACGCGCTGACGGAGCCCGAGCTCACCGCGCTGGTCACGCGCAAGGGGTTGATCGGCACCGCCGCGGTCTGA
- a CDS encoding SH3-like domain-containing protein: MADRFPPGTRVRTRTGDPDGHTRLPRYARGAVGTVVERAGTHPLADERARGRATDPRGVYHVRFPAAALFGAGDHSVVVELWEDYLHEADPEEVPS; this comes from the coding sequence ATGGCTGACCGCTTCCCGCCGGGCACACGGGTGCGCACCCGCACCGGCGACCCCGACGGGCACACCCGACTGCCCCGCTACGCCCGCGGGGCCGTCGGCACCGTCGTCGAGCGGGCGGGGACGCACCCGCTGGCCGACGAGCGGGCGCGCGGCCGCGCCACCGATCCCCGGGGCGTCTACCACGTCCGCTTCCCCGCGGCCGCGCTGTTCGGCGCGGGCGACCACTCCGTGGTCGTCGAGCTGTGGGAGGACTACCTGCACGAGGCCGATCCCGAGGAGGTGCCGTCGTGA
- a CDS encoding SH3-like domain-containing protein yields the protein MSRINDVGGMTGFAAIVEEPDEPPFHDDWEAHVFALNGALIRRGIYNLDEFRDAQERLPVGEYLAASYYERWFAAIRTLLAEKGVVGAADLALPADGHPHG from the coding sequence GTGAGTCGCATCAACGACGTCGGCGGGATGACGGGCTTCGCCGCGATCGTGGAGGAGCCCGACGAACCGCCCTTCCACGACGACTGGGAGGCGCACGTCTTCGCGCTCAACGGAGCCCTGATCCGCCGCGGGATCTACAACCTCGACGAGTTCCGCGACGCCCAGGAGCGTCTGCCCGTCGGCGAGTACCTGGCCGCCTCGTACTACGAGCGGTGGTTCGCCGCGATCCGCACGCTGCTGGCCGAGAAGGGCGTGGTCGGGGCCGCCGACCTGGCGCTGCCCGCCGACGGGCACCCGCATGGCTGA
- a CDS encoding pyridoxamine 5'-phosphate oxidase family protein: MTSWTDFTAGAPRISTIFRRRHAATGKLCMLATVRADGSPRISPIEPSVFEDRLWLIGMPDTTKFHDLHRDPRFCLHTATVDTQVGDGDAKLFGSVSDVRDTDLHQRFAQDLFDQSGFDLRGEVFGHFYEAHLTGASAVELVDGHMEVTIWKPGEAERVVRKH; the protein is encoded by the coding sequence ATGACGAGCTGGACGGACTTCACCGCGGGCGCCCCCCGCATCTCGACGATCTTCCGACGCCGCCACGCCGCGACCGGGAAGCTGTGCATGCTCGCGACGGTGCGCGCCGACGGCTCCCCGCGGATCAGCCCCATCGAACCGAGCGTGTTCGAGGACCGCTTGTGGCTGATCGGGATGCCGGACACGACCAAGTTCCACGACCTGCACCGCGACCCGCGCTTCTGCCTGCACACCGCGACCGTCGACACGCAGGTCGGCGACGGCGACGCCAAGCTGTTCGGCTCCGTGTCCGACGTCCGCGACACCGACCTGCACCAGCGCTTCGCCCAGGATCTGTTCGACCAGAGCGGGTTCGACCTCCGCGGCGAGGTGTTCGGCCACTTCTACGAGGCGCACCTCACCGGCGCCTCCGCGGTGGAGCTCGTCGACGGGCACATGGAGGTCACCATCTGGAAGCCCGGCGAGGCGGAACGGGTGGTGCGCAAGCACTGA
- a CDS encoding IclR family transcriptional regulator → MGATNGIGRSGGVQSLDRAFALLEHLADGDLALSELAVRSGLPLPTIHRIVRTLVASGYVRQLPSRRYGLGPRLIGLGEAASRMLGSWAQPQLAALVDAVGETANMAMLDGDAVVYVAQAPSRHSMRMFTEVGRRVPVHCTGVGKALIAGLPEPAVRALLARTGMAAQTPHTITDPDALLRELERIRRQGHAVDDAEQELGVRCVAVAVPGVPSPTAVSVSGPESRVTWAAVEQITPVLHAAAQALGTELSGRVAR, encoded by the coding sequence ATGGGCGCGACGAACGGCATCGGCCGGTCCGGGGGCGTGCAGTCGCTCGACCGCGCCTTCGCGCTGCTCGAGCACCTCGCCGACGGCGACCTCGCGCTCTCCGAGCTCGCCGTCCGCTCCGGGCTGCCGCTGCCGACGATCCACCGGATCGTCCGCACCCTGGTGGCGTCGGGGTACGTGCGGCAGCTGCCCTCCCGCCGCTACGGGCTGGGTCCGCGGCTGATCGGGCTGGGCGAGGCGGCGTCGCGGATGCTCGGGTCGTGGGCGCAGCCGCAGCTCGCCGCGCTCGTCGACGCCGTCGGGGAGACCGCGAACATGGCGATGCTCGACGGCGACGCGGTCGTCTACGTGGCGCAGGCGCCCTCGCGGCACTCGATGCGGATGTTCACCGAGGTCGGCAGGCGCGTCCCGGTGCACTGCACGGGCGTCGGCAAGGCGCTGATCGCCGGGCTGCCCGAGCCCGCCGTCCGCGCGCTGCTGGCCCGCACCGGGATGGCCGCGCAGACCCCGCACACGATCACCGACCCCGACGCGCTGCTGCGCGAGCTGGAGCGGATCCGGCGCCAGGGCCACGCCGTCGACGACGCCGAGCAGGAGCTCGGGGTGCGCTGCGTCGCGGTGGCCGTGCCGGGCGTGCCGTCACCGACCGCGGTGTCGGTGTCGGGGCCGGAGTCGCGCGTGACGTGGGCGGCGGTCGAGCAGATCACGCCGGTGCTGCACGCGGCGGCGCAGGCGCTGGGCACGGAGCTGTCCGGGCGGGTGGCGCGGTGA
- a CDS encoding SRPBCC family protein — translation MEAGTRARGAATPAQAWERYADPGRWAGWAPQIRRVDTAAPRIAPGATGTVHGPLGVRVAFVVTAVDEAARTWAWDVRLGPLRLHLVHGVEDDPGGCATWLAVRGPAPVLAAYLPVAWLALRNLVRP, via the coding sequence GTGGAAGCCGGAACACGCGCGCGGGGCGCCGCGACGCCCGCGCAGGCCTGGGAGCGCTACGCCGACCCGGGGCGCTGGGCGGGCTGGGCGCCGCAGATCCGCCGCGTCGACACCGCCGCGCCGCGCATCGCGCCGGGCGCCACCGGCACGGTGCACGGGCCGCTGGGGGTGCGGGTCGCGTTCGTGGTCACCGCGGTGGACGAGGCCGCGCGCACGTGGGCGTGGGACGTCCGCCTCGGGCCGCTGCGCCTGCACCTGGTGCACGGCGTCGAGGACGACCCGGGCGGCTGCGCCACCTGGCTGGCGGTCCGCGGCCCGGCGCCCGTGCTCGCCGCCTACCTGCCCGTGGCGTGGCTCGCGCTGCGCAACCTGGTGCGCCCCTAG
- a CDS encoding SRPBCC family protein yields the protein MIRTEQTVAAPAAVAHAVLTDVAAWRLWSPHIRRVDCAGEVIQDASWSGTITPWFGPGTVMEVTWCEPGRGIRWTSRAAGHRLDYADLITPHGDQRCTVTMEAEVSGPVGKLVQGVVGPLSAYGQRRRLNRLAALAEFLHRRAIVYTA from the coding sequence GTGATCCGAACCGAGCAGACCGTCGCCGCTCCCGCCGCCGTGGCGCACGCCGTGCTCACCGACGTGGCGGCGTGGCGGCTGTGGTCCCCGCACATCCGGCGCGTCGACTGCGCCGGTGAGGTCATCCAGGACGCGAGCTGGAGCGGCACGATCACGCCGTGGTTCGGCCCGGGCACCGTCATGGAGGTGACGTGGTGCGAGCCCGGCCGCGGCATCCGCTGGACCTCCCGCGCCGCCGGCCACCGCCTCGACTACGCCGACCTCATCACCCCGCACGGCGACCAGCGCTGCACGGTCACGATGGAGGCCGAGGTCTCCGGGCCGGTCGGGAAGCTGGTGCAGGGCGTCGTCGGGCCGCTGTCGGCCTACGGGCAGCGCCGCCGGCTCAACCGGCTCGCCGCGCTGGCCGAGTTCCTGCACCGCCGCGCGATCGTCTACACCGCCTGA
- a CDS encoding maleylacetate reductase — MESFVYDALPVRVVFGSGAARTELAGEVERLGASAVLVIASDRDAERVRALTAPFADRVAGTFSAVREHVPVATAEAARAAAAGADAVVCIGGGSTVGAAKAVALTTRLPILAVPTTYAGSEVTPVWGTSQDGVKTTGTDPVVLPRTVVYDPELTASLPLALARASALNAMAHCVEAFWAPRRNPVSSAVAEEGVRALADGLRDGDPADLLLGAYLAGTAFAAAGSGLHHKLAHVLGGLGMPHAATHAVLLPHVLAFNAPGSPDAAARMARALRTDDAVAGLRSVADAAGVPHGLRELGLREDQLDEVAGRTEPVVPADNPVPVGGGALRRLVQAAWSGEAL; from the coding sequence ATGGAGTCCTTCGTCTACGACGCCCTGCCGGTGCGGGTCGTGTTCGGGTCCGGTGCCGCGCGCACGGAGCTGGCCGGGGAGGTCGAGCGGCTGGGCGCGAGCGCGGTGCTGGTGATCGCCTCCGACCGCGACGCCGAGCGCGTCCGCGCCCTGACCGCCCCGTTCGCCGACCGCGTCGCGGGCACGTTCAGCGCGGTGCGCGAGCACGTGCCGGTGGCCACCGCGGAGGCGGCGCGGGCGGCCGCGGCGGGCGCCGACGCCGTCGTCTGCATCGGCGGCGGGTCGACGGTCGGGGCTGCCAAGGCGGTCGCGCTCACCACGCGGCTGCCGATCCTCGCCGTGCCCACGACGTACGCGGGCTCGGAGGTGACGCCGGTCTGGGGGACGTCGCAGGACGGCGTCAAGACCACCGGCACCGACCCGGTGGTGCTGCCACGCACCGTCGTCTACGACCCGGAGCTGACGGCGTCACTGCCGCTCGCGCTGGCGAGGGCGAGCGCGCTGAACGCGATGGCGCACTGCGTCGAGGCGTTCTGGGCCCCGCGGCGCAACCCGGTGAGCTCCGCCGTCGCGGAGGAGGGGGTGCGGGCGCTGGCCGACGGGCTGCGTGACGGCGACCCCGCCGACCTGCTGCTGGGCGCCTACCTCGCCGGCACGGCGTTCGCGGCCGCCGGGTCGGGGCTGCACCACAAGCTCGCGCACGTGCTCGGCGGGCTGGGCATGCCGCACGCGGCGACCCACGCGGTCCTGCTGCCGCACGTGCTCGCGTTCAACGCCCCCGGCTCACCGGACGCCGCCGCGCGGATGGCCCGCGCCCTGCGCACGGACGACGCCGTGGCGGGCCTGCGCTCCGTCGCCGACGCCGCGGGCGTGCCGCACGGGCTGCGCGAGCTGGGGCTGCGCGAGGACCAGCTCGACGAGGTCGCCGGGCGCACCGAGCCGGTCGTGCCGGCCGACAACCCGGTGCCGGTCGGCGGCGGCGCGCTGCGCCGGCTCGTGCAGGCGGCCTGGTCCGGGGAGGCCCTGTAG
- a CDS encoding permease, with protein MITRAASIPTVTTGARVPRTTSLHVFCVVLVVAVAARPLLAGAAAAPGLRTAATVFVAVCLQALPFLVGGVLLSGLIAAFVSPAALRRVLPRSPVAAVPVAAAAGLVLPGCECASVPVARRLIGQGVPDAAALAFLLAAPAVNPVVLVATAVAFPGEPRMVLARFLGSLATACAMGLLWQRAGRAEWIAGRARRPATAGPGGRWAVLAETARHDLVSAGGFLVLGALAAATLSVLVPPAWVEALAGRLLLAVVVMAVLAVALALCSEADAFVAASLTALPLLPRLVFLVVGPAVDVKLVALQAGAFGPAFAARFAPAAFVVAVLSACAAGWAVL; from the coding sequence ATGATCACCCGAGCTGCCAGCATCCCGACCGTGACGACCGGTGCCCGGGTCCCGCGGACCACCTCGCTGCACGTGTTCTGCGTCGTGCTCGTCGTCGCGGTCGCGGCACGGCCGCTGCTGGCCGGCGCGGCGGCGGCTCCGGGGCTGCGCACGGCCGCCACGGTGTTCGTCGCCGTGTGCCTGCAGGCGCTGCCGTTCCTCGTGGGCGGGGTGCTGCTGTCCGGGCTGATCGCGGCGTTCGTCTCGCCCGCGGCGCTGCGGCGGGTGCTGCCGCGCAGCCCGGTGGCGGCGGTGCCCGTCGCCGCGGCGGCGGGGCTGGTGCTGCCCGGGTGCGAGTGCGCGTCGGTGCCGGTGGCGCGGCGCCTGATCGGCCAGGGCGTGCCCGACGCCGCCGCGCTGGCGTTCCTGCTCGCGGCGCCGGCGGTCAACCCCGTCGTGCTGGTGGCCACGGCCGTCGCGTTCCCGGGCGAGCCGCGGATGGTGCTCGCCCGGTTCCTCGGCTCGCTCGCCACGGCCTGCGCGATGGGCTTGCTGTGGCAGCGGGCGGGGCGGGCGGAGTGGATCGCGGGCCGCGCCCGGCGCCCGGCGACGGCGGGTCCGGGCGGCCGCTGGGCGGTGCTCGCCGAGACCGCGCGGCACGACCTCGTCTCGGCCGGCGGGTTCCTGGTGCTCGGCGCACTGGCCGCCGCGACGCTGTCGGTGCTGGTCCCGCCCGCCTGGGTCGAGGCGCTCGCGGGGCGGCTGCTGCTCGCGGTCGTCGTGATGGCGGTGCTCGCGGTGGCGCTCGCGCTGTGCAGCGAGGCCGACGCGTTCGTCGCCGCGTCGCTGACCGCGCTGCCCCTGCTCCCCCGGCTGGTCTTCCTCGTCGTCGGCCCGGCGGTCGACGTCAAGCTCGTCGCGCTGCAGGCCGGCGCGTTCGGTCCGGCGTTCGCGGCGCGGTTCGCGCCGGCCGCGTTCGTGGTGGCCGTGCTGAGCGCGTGCGCCGCCGGCTGGGCCGTGCTGTGA
- a CDS encoding TIGR03943 family putative permease subunit, translating to MRRETQHVLLLLLGGAVLRIAVDGTHLRYVRPGHRWLLLAAGAVVVTLAVVALVRDRRGPVPGHHHGGAERHVPWLLLAPVLVIALVAPPALGADAVGRTGSGGAVVRDGDVFGPLADGAALPVAEFVQRAAWDTGGSLDGRTVELTGFVVRRGAAVDLARLTIACCAADARAHLVHLAGDVGDPPPDTWLRVRGTVVTGSATAATGYVPVLAVASVEVVGAPPDPYEY from the coding sequence GTGAGGCGCGAGACGCAGCACGTGCTGCTCCTGCTGCTCGGCGGGGCGGTGCTGCGGATCGCGGTCGACGGCACCCACCTGCGCTACGTCCGCCCCGGGCACCGCTGGCTGCTGCTCGCGGCGGGCGCGGTGGTCGTCACGCTCGCGGTGGTGGCACTGGTCCGCGACCGGCGCGGGCCCGTACCCGGCCACCACCACGGCGGGGCCGAGCGCCACGTCCCGTGGCTGCTGCTCGCCCCGGTGCTGGTGATCGCGCTCGTCGCCCCGCCCGCGCTGGGCGCCGACGCGGTCGGGCGGACCGGCTCCGGCGGAGCCGTGGTCCGCGACGGCGACGTGTTCGGGCCGCTGGCCGACGGCGCCGCGCTCCCCGTCGCCGAGTTCGTGCAGCGGGCCGCGTGGGACACCGGCGGCTCCCTCGACGGCCGCACCGTCGAGCTCACCGGCTTCGTGGTGCGCCGGGGCGCCGCCGTCGACCTGGCCCGGCTGACGATCGCCTGCTGCGCCGCCGACGCCCGCGCCCACCTCGTGCACCTGGCAGGCGACGTCGGCGACCCGCCGCCCGACACCTGGCTGCGCGTGCGCGGCACCGTCGTGACGGGCAGCGCCACCGCCGCCACCGGGTACGTCCCGGTGCTGGCGGTGGCGTCGGTGGAGGTCGTGGGGGCCCCGCCCGACCCGTACGAGTACTAG